The Caloranaerobacter sp. TR13 genomic interval ACCCAGAATATAATACTGCTTTAAAAACTGCTATTGAAAAAGCAAAAGCTGCAAATATGCCAAATGATAATATAGAGAGAGCAATAAAAAAGGGTGCTGGAGAATTAGATGGTGTTAACTATGAAGAAATAACATATGAAGGGTATGGACCAGGTGGAATTGCAGTATTGGTTGAAGTTTTAACTGACAATAGAAATCGTACTGCATCTGACATAAGACATTATTTCAGTAAATTTGGTGGAAATTTAGGATCTACTGGCTGTGTTTCATTTATGTTTGATAGAAAAGGCGTTTTAATAATTGAAAAAGAAGATGGAATTGACGAAGAAGAGTTAATGATGCAAGCAATAGAAGCTGGAGCTGAGGATTTTATAACAGAAGAAGAATATTTTGAAATAACAACAAGTCCAGAAGATTTTGCAAACGTGAGAGATTCATTAAAACAAGCAGGATACACATTCACAACTGCAGAAATTTCTTTTATACCTCAAAATACAAGCAAATTAACTGATGAAGATGATATCAAGAATATGACTAAGCTTATAGATGCTTTAGAAGATAATGATGATGTACAAAACGTATATCATAACTGGGAGATGCCAGAGGATTTAGAGTAATTTAGTTTCATAATACACTTCTAAATTCGATTTAGAAGTGTATTTTATTTTTTGAAAAATATTTAGGTGATTTTAACAATATGTTAAATTAAGTTATTTTACCTATTGACTTATTAGTAATTCTAAAGTAGGATAGATAGAGTCTACTATTATTCAAAGATTAAATAAAAAAACTTTAATGTAAATAATAAAGTAATTAAAACTTGGTTTATGCAAAGAAAAAAGTTATGCATGTTTAAACCTCCTTTTTTATGGTAATAATTGCTAGATGGAGGGATATCTATGTCAACTGCGCCCAAAAAGCTATGGGATATATATGAAGGACTTAAAAATCAATTTTTATTTCATAATGATATTAATTCAATTTATATCCTACTAGCTTTATATGATTTAGAAGAAAATATAAGTAATATACGCCCTAAATATACATGCACAAAAAGTATTAAAAGGCGTATTAAATATATATTGAAAAATAGGACAAACAGAGAATTAATAGCTCGAAACATAAGCGTATTAATTCATGAAGATATAAATAGATTAGAATTATGTTTTTATTTAGAAGGTTATAAGTACGGCTATAATAATAAAAAGTGGGTAGATAGATTAGAGAAGAAAGCTATAGAATTACATGGACTTGAAGGGCTTTATAATAATAATTATCTATTTCACTATGATTTTAGTAATCTTGAGATAGCAGAGATTAGAAGAGCTTTAAGAAGAGAAATTGATAGCAAAGAGAAGAAAGATAGACAAATTGAAGGTTTAGTTTACACATTTTGCAACAAAATTATAAAAAAGAAGATAAAGAATTTAGATAGATATGTTGATAAGCAGCTAAAAATAGATTTTAATCCCTATAATTATAGTATTAAGGAAGAGGATTATAAACTAAAGGAAGAAGAACAGGATAAAATTTATCATTCTGTTGTAAGTGTTATTATAAAAAACGTAAAAGATATATATAAAGATGCAAGTTGGTATGCTATCAATGATAGAGTCTTAAAAAGGTATATTTAATATATTTTGAATGTATAGAAATTGGTAATTTGGAAAAAATATTCCTCAAGAGATTGGGAGGGATATTTATGAAAAAAATTTCAAAAGTTGCATTTGTAACTTTTGCATTTTCACTGCTTTTAATAAGTTTTATATATGGATATAATGTCGGGAATAAGAAAGCTATTAAGAAACCTCAAAAGGAATTAACGATTAAAGGTACAGAGAATAATATTGTTGACTATAAAGACGATAGTAATGTTGAAAGTGTAGAGAAAGAAGAAAAGATTATTGGACCTAATACTGTTATTGAATATATAAATTATTATAAAAAATGCAATGATACTTTAACACAAATAGTAGAACCAGAAAAAGCAATAATAAATTTAAATGAAGAAGATTATAAGAAGTATTTAGAAACAGATCATCCAAATTGGCAATTATTGTCTTTTTCAAACGAAAAAGTCATAGTTAAGAGAGAATTAGATAGATATTGTCCAAATCATTACATAATAAGCGTTAAAGACAATAAGATTGCTATATTCAAGTTCAATGATATGGGTGAAAAAGTATTAGTTGAAATAATAAACAAATCTGTATCAACTTTAAAAGAAATAGATCAGAAAAGATTAAAAAAAGGTATAGTAGTAGATTCGGAAGAAGAAATAGGGGACATTATAGAAAATTTTATAAGCTAAAAGCTAGGATAATGTTAATACCTAGCTTTTTTGTTTTAATTAATTATGATAAAATACTTATATACCATATTTACTTAGTGTGGATTTTAAAGTATAATACGAATATATGTTTGCATAGGGAGATGATTTAATGATTATAGTAGGAATAGATCCAGGAATTGCGATAGTAGGTTATGGTGTTATTGAAAAAAAGGGAAATAAACTTAAAGCTATAAAATATGGAGCTATAACAACTGAACCAAATATTTCATTACCTTACAGATTAAAAGTTGTTTATGACGAGTTAACAAAAATACTTTTAGAATACAAGCCAGATGCGTTTGCTATAGAAGAACTTTTTTTTAATAAAAATGTAAAGACTGCTATTACTATAGGACAAGCTAGAGGGGTTGAAATATTAGCAGCTGTTAATTGTGGAATAGATATTTATGAGTATACTCCACTTCAAGTTAAGCAAGGTGTTGTAGGTTATGGTAGAGCACAAAAAAAGCAAGTTCAAGAAATGGTAAAACTATTATTAAATCTAAATGAAATTCCAAAACCTGATGATGTTGCAGATGCTTTAGCTGTTGCAATATGTCATGCACATTCAGGTAGATTCAAAGATTTATTTAAGATTAGATAAAATAGGAGGAATTTGATGTTCAGTTATATAATTGGTGATATAAGCGAGATAGGTGAAGATTACATAGTGATAGATAATCATGGAATTGGATATTTTATCAATACATCAAAAAATACAATTTGTAATTTAAAAGATAAATTAAAAGGTATAAAGGTTCATACACACTTTCATGTAAGAGAAGATGGCATTAGTATATACGGATTCATTAGTAAAGAAGAATTAGAAATGTTTAAATTATTATTACTAGTATCTAAGATAGGTCCTAAAGTAGCTCTTGGTATACTTTCATCGTTAACACCAGATAGCATTAAACAAGCAATATTAAATGAAGATATAAAATTACTTTCAACAGCTCAAGGAATAGGTTTAAAGACAGGTAAAAGAATTGTTTTAGAATTAAAAGATAAAATAAAAGATGATATATTTACAGAAATAAGTATTTTTAAAACTGACTCATTTGTTGATGAAGCTGTTGGAGCATTGATTTCTTTAGGATATAGTAGATCCGAAATAAATAATGTTTTATCAAAAACTGATACATCAGGTTTGAAAACGGAAGAAATAATTAAGATTGCCCTAAAGAAATTGTCAACTAAGTAGGGAGGAAGAATATATGAGTAGTATAACTGAAGAAAGTAGGATAATTACAAGTAATTTGAAGTATGAGGACTATGAGATAGAAAACACATTAAGACCGAGAAAAATCGAGGATTATATAGGACAAAGTAAAGTAAAAGAAAAGCTTAAAATATTTATTGAAGCAGCTAAGAAGCGAAATGAGTCATTAGATCATGTTTTGCTTTATGGACCACCTGGTCTTGGAAAGACAACATTGGCTAATATTATAGCAAATGAAATGGGAGTTAATATAAAAATCACATCAGGACCAGCTATAGAAAGGCAGGGTGACCTTGCTGCGATACTAACTAATTTAGAAGAAAATGACGTTCTTTTTATAGATGAGATACACAGATTAAATAGAAATGTTGAAGAAATTCTCTATCCAGCAATGGAAGATTATGTATTAGATATAGTTATAGGAAAAGGTCCTAGTGCTAAGTCAATAAGACTCGATTTATCTAAATTTACTCTTATAGGAGCTACAACAAGAGCAGGTTTGTTAACATCTCCACTAAGAGATAGATTCGGAGTAATTT includes:
- a CDS encoding YebC/PmpR family DNA-binding transcriptional regulator, with the protein product MAGHSKWANIKHRKGKQDAKRAKIFTKLTRAIIVAAREGGADPEYNTALKTAIEKAKAANMPNDNIERAIKKGAGELDGVNYEEITYEGYGPGGIAVLVEVLTDNRNRTASDIRHYFSKFGGNLGSTGCVSFMFDRKGVLIIEKEDGIDEEELMMQAIEAGAEDFITEEEYFEITTSPEDFANVRDSLKQAGYTFTTAEISFIPQNTSKLTDEDDIKNMTKLIDALEDNDDVQNVYHNWEMPEDLE
- a CDS encoding BofC C-terminal domain-containing protein — translated: MKKISKVAFVTFAFSLLLISFIYGYNVGNKKAIKKPQKELTIKGTENNIVDYKDDSNVESVEKEEKIIGPNTVIEYINYYKKCNDTLTQIVEPEKAIINLNEEDYKKYLETDHPNWQLLSFSNEKVIVKRELDRYCPNHYIISVKDNKIAIFKFNDMGEKVLVEIINKSVSTLKEIDQKRLKKGIVVDSEEEIGDIIENFIS
- the ruvC gene encoding crossover junction endodeoxyribonuclease RuvC, which translates into the protein MIIVGIDPGIAIVGYGVIEKKGNKLKAIKYGAITTEPNISLPYRLKVVYDELTKILLEYKPDAFAIEELFFNKNVKTAITIGQARGVEILAAVNCGIDIYEYTPLQVKQGVVGYGRAQKKQVQEMVKLLLNLNEIPKPDDVADALAVAICHAHSGRFKDLFKIR
- the ruvA gene encoding Holliday junction branch migration protein RuvA yields the protein MFSYIIGDISEIGEDYIVIDNHGIGYFINTSKNTICNLKDKLKGIKVHTHFHVREDGISIYGFISKEELEMFKLLLLVSKIGPKVALGILSSLTPDSIKQAILNEDIKLLSTAQGIGLKTGKRIVLELKDKIKDDIFTEISIFKTDSFVDEAVGALISLGYSRSEINNVLSKTDTSGLKTEEIIKIALKKLSTK
- the ruvB gene encoding Holliday junction branch migration DNA helicase RuvB, with translation MSSITEESRIITSNLKYEDYEIENTLRPRKIEDYIGQSKVKEKLKIFIEAAKKRNESLDHVLLYGPPGLGKTTLANIIANEMGVNIKITSGPAIERQGDLAAILTNLEENDVLFIDEIHRLNRNVEEILYPAMEDYVLDIVIGKGPSAKSIRLDLSKFTLIGATTRAGLLTSPLRDRFGVICKLDFYDVENLKKIIIRSAYILGVKIDDDGANEIAKRSRGTPRIANRLLKRVRDYAQVVEDGIITKSVAQKALELLEVDEMGLDNVDKKLLYTIIYKFNGGPVGLDTLAASTGEESNTIEDVYEPYLLQLGFINRTPRGRIVTKKCLDYFKIKIDELG